GGGCTGCGGACGTTCAGGGGCATCAGTGCCCGCAGGAAGGCGCGGCGCCCATGCCAGTCCACCTCAGTGTGGATGTCCAAGCGCGGACTGCCCCGGCGCAGCTCGTACGTCTGGGTGATCGTGCTCTCCCCGTGGCGGCGCACGACCCGGATGGCCTGGCGCAGCGTGCCGGGCAGGCGTTGCGGGGGCTCGGCGGCCAGCAGTTCCTCCCCTTCCCGCGCGTAACCCGCGTCCACCTCCCAGGCGTCCCACTCGCGGGGGACATCGACATAGGCCCAGAGCTGGTTCCCCCGGTCGGCGAGGGCCTCCCGCCCGGCCCGCAGGTCGTACAGGGACGAGAGGGTGCCGTCCTGCGCGACGACCACCCGCAGCAACCCGTTGTCCAGGGCGAGGTCGTCACCCCGATCCTCTGCCTCATCCGCCGGAGCATCCGCGCCGGAAACCGTCAGGGTGAGGTACCCCAGGCCCGGCACCGTCACGTCCCCCTGGAGATACAGCATGCCCCCGTGGAACTCGTTGTGGACGGGCCGACCGTCGTGGCTCTGGATGGTGAGGGGGCCGTCAGCGTCCAGAGTGCAAGTCAGCGGAACGTCGTCCAGGGTCAGGTTCCACACGACGACCCGGTCCTGCCCGGCGACGGCGTCGGTTAGGGCACCCAGCGCCGAGTCGCGCAGCCCCCGGGCCGTCTCCAGGGCCTCCGAAAGTTCCCGCACCGCGTCGTCGTACACGGCCTTCACGCTCGACCCCGGCAAGATGTCGTGGAACTGGTTGCGGAGCAGCACCTGCCACGCCCCCGTCAGGGCCTCACGGGGATACGGGGCACCCAGCAGGCGGGCCGCCAGGACGCCCGCCGCCTCCGCCTCCCCCAGCGTGTGTTCGACCCGGCGGTTCAGGAACTTCACGCGGCCCTGGGTGGTGTAGGTCCCCCGGTGCAGTTCCAGGTACTGCTCGCCCACCCACACGGGGAGGGGCGCCGGGTCCACCCGGTCGTAGAAGTCCGCGACCCGGGTCATGTGCAGTTGGGGCAGCCCGGGAAAGTCACGCAGCCGCGCGTAGCGGTCCAACATCTCGGCCGTCGGCCCGCCGCCCCCGTCCCCCCAGCCGAAGGAGAACAGCGAGGCGTCGTGCGTGCGCTTCCCCCGGAAGTTCTGCCAGGTCTGGAACAGGTCCAGCGCGGCGATGCTGCCGTTGTACCCGTGCCCCGGCGAGGGGTTGAGGAAGCTGTGCGAGAGGACCCGCGTGCCGTCGATGCCCTCCCAGCGGTACAGGTCGTAGGGGAAGACGTTCGTCTCGTTCCAGTTCAGCTTGGTGGTGAAGAAGGAGCCGATATCGCCCTGCCGGAGAAACTGCGGGAGATTCGCCGCGTAGCCGAAGGTGTCGGGCAGCCAACACACCCGCGCCCGCTTGCCGAAGTGCCGTTCGAAATACCGCTGCCCGTACAGCAGTTGCCGCGCCCAGGACTCCCCGGAGATCAGGTTGCCGTCCGGCTCGACCCACATACCCCCGACGATGTCCCAGCGCCCCTCCTGCACCCGCTCCCGGATGCGCGCGAACAGTTCCGGATCGTCCTCCCGCACGAACTCGTAGAGCTGGGCCGTGGACTGGTTGAAGGTGAAGTCGGGGTAGCGGTCCATCAGGCTCAGCACGGTGGAAAAGGTGCGCCTCGCCTTGCGCCGGGTCTCACTCAGCGGCCACAGCCAGGCGAGGTCGATGTGGGCGTGCCCAGTGAGGGCCAGGGCGCCCTCCGCCGGGTACCCCTCGCGCAGCTCCGCCAGTCCGGCGGCCAGAGCGTCGCGCGCAGCCTGAAGCCGCGGTCGCCACTCCCCCGGGTACGGCGCAACGTCCGGGCGCCCGAACTCCCACTCGTCCCAGATGGAGGCGATCTGGGTGGCCTGCGCTTCCTGCTGCACGGAGCGGGCGAGGTAGGCGCCGCTGTTCTCCCGCGGCAAGGGAATGTCCCGGAAGGTCCGGTCGAGGAGGTCTGCCAACCGGTCGGCAATCGCCGCCCTGCCCCCGTCCAACAGGCGTCTGGCCGCGTCCCATACGGCCAGCAGATCCTCGTGCAGGGCGCGCACGTCCTCATCGGGCAGGACGAGGAGGGCGGTGCCCAGCACGGGCTGACGAACAGGGCTCCCGAACAGGCCCTTGGGGCTGGCCTGCACCTCGACGGTCAGGGACTCGCCGCCCTGGGCCGCGAGCAGGTACTCGCGGTGATAGGGGTTGAGGCCGCCGAGAGGCCTGCCGTTCACGCTCAGCAGGCCCTCGCCGCCCACGTCGAGGCGCAGGGCGACGGGCTGGCCCGCCCACTCCTCCGGGACGCGGGGACTGAAGCGCAGGGTTACGGGAAAGGCGCGGGAGGGCCAGGGGTCGCCCACCCGGATGGGCACGGCGCTCTCTGCCTCATGGGACAGGAAACTTCCCTCCCCGAGGTCCAGCCGGGCGGCGTCGCGCCAGGCCCCCAGTTCGTTGAGGCGTCGTTCGAGGCGGCCGAGGAGTTGCGCGGTCGTGACGTGGCTCATGCGTTTTCCTTCTCTCTGCGGGAGGCGGGGTGAACTCCGGGTGGGGTGCTCGCCGAGGCCCGGCGAAGCGCCCCCCGGTTGTACCACCGCTTGACCCCGGGGAGGTTGTCCTGATCCGGGGCGGGGACTGTTGCGCAGGGATGGACCGCCCTCCCTGAGGCACACTGGGGCATGCGGGGGTCATCTTTCCTGGGCGGCGGCTTCGTGCGGATCGCCGGAAGTGCCGAGCGCGGCGGGCGGCACGCGAGCTGGCTGGAGCTGTTCTTCGACCTGGTGTTCGTCGTCGCGGTGGGCAACCTGGGACGGCTGCTGCTGGAGAACCCCAGCCCGGGCGGCGTGCTGACCTTTCTCGGCCTCTTCGTGCCGGTGTGGTGGGCCTGGATCGGCATCAGCTACTGGGTCGACCAGTTCGAGCTGCCCGAGGTCGCCGGGCGGCTGCTGATGTTCGGCCAGCTCGTGCTGTCCCTGGGGCTGGCCGTCGGGCTGCCGCGCGTGGTGGAGGGCGAGCCCGCCCTGTTCGCCGGGTCGTACATCGGGATGCGCCTCACGCTGACGCTACTGTACCTCTGGTCGTGGCTCGCCCTGCCCGAGGGTCAGGAACTCGACGCGAAGTACACCCTGAGTTTCGCCCTGGGCACCACGCTGTGGATCATGTCGCTGCTCCTGCCCCTGCCCGAGCGGTACGTCGTGTGGGGCGTGGCGCTCGCCCTGGAGATCGCCGCGACGATCTGGGCGTACGTCAGCACCCGGGAACTGCCGCGGCAGGTCTCGCACATGGACGAGCGGTTCGGCCTGTTCACCATCATCGTGCTGGGGGAGTCGGTGCTGGCGGTGGCGACGGGCGGCGAGCACGTTCAGGGGTGGCCCAGCGCCGTCGTGGCCGCCTGTGGCCTGACCCTCGCCTTTGCCGTGTGGTGGCTGTACTTCGACTACGCCGACGACAGCGTGATCAACCGGGCGATCCGCGGCGGAACCCGGGCGCTGTTCCTGAGCTTCGTGTACGGCTACACGCACCTGCTGGTCTTCGCCAGCATCGTGGCGGCCTCAATTGGGCTGGAACGTGCCTTCGAGGACGTGACGCACGCGCACCTGGGCGGCCCCACCCGGCTGCTGCTGTGCGGCGGGCTGGCGCTCTTCCTCGCGGCGGTGAGCGTGGTGCAGTGGGCTGGGCCGTGTCGGCTACCCGGCCGGATTCTGGGCGTCCGCGCGCTGACGGGCGGCCTGGTGATGCTGCTGGCCGTCCTTGGAGGTGAGCTGCCCGCGCTGGCGGCGCTGCTGCTGCTCACCATCCTGATCCTGGCCCTGGTGGTGTACGAACACCTCAGCCTGCGGGAGGAACGTGCTCCGGATGCAGGAGGGGATGCAGCTCCCGCTCGGCCACCAGCGCCAGCCGATGCAGGCCGCGAGATGCGCTGACGTACAGGAGCCTGGACTCGAACTGCGTTTCCGGATCGTAGTTTCCGGCGTCCGCGCCCGCGACGATGCACCCGTCGAACTCCAGCCCCTTGGCGAGGTTCACCGGCAGGATCACCACGCCGCCCGTGTAGCGCGCCTGCTCGGAGAGGATGGGCTGCGCGTCCACGTCCTGCCGCTGGAGCCCCGAGACGAGCGCCTCGGCGTCCGTCACCCGGCGGGTCACGATGGCGATGTTGCGGTGCCCCTCGGCCTGCATCGTCTTCACGGCCCGGGCGATGAGCGCGGCGAGGTCATCCCCGGTCAGGCGCAGCACCTCTCCCCCGTCGCGGTCCACGCCGACCACGCCCCCGGCCCGGTTGTAGGTCGCGGCGATCCCAGCCCCCAGCTCGGTGATCTGACGGGTGGAGCGGTACGTGCGGCCCAGGGTCATCAGCCGGGTCCTCGCCTCGCCCCCCAGCGCGGCCTGCACGTCCGCCCAATTGTTCGGCCCCTTGTACCCGTGCAGCCCCTGGTTCAGGTCCCCCAACGCGGTCAGGTGGCCGGGGCGCGCAGCCCGGGCCAGCAGGGCGTACAGCAGCGGCGAGTAATCCTGCGCCTCGTCGAGCGCGATGTGGTCGTAGGGCTCCAGGGTTCGGCCTATGCGGCGCCCCACCCCGTCGAGCAGGGCCGCCACCGCCAGCATGAGGGGCAATTCGGTCACGTCCGCGTGGGAGCGGCGGGGCTTGGGAATGGCCGCGAGCGGGTCACTGAGAAGCACGCGGATGGTCCGCTCATCGAGCACGCCCTGAGCCGCATTCCGGAGCGTCCCCTCGTCGCTCACGATCCGGCGCCCCTCGCTCACCGGGAGAAGGCCCGCAAAGACCTTGCCGGACAGCCGGGTGAGGTCGGCGGCAAGGACTCGCAGGACCGCGGTTTCCTCGTCCGGGCCGGGCAGGTTGAGCCGGGCGAGGAGTTCAGCTTCGAGGGCCTGGCGGAAGGCCGCCCGGTAGCCCTCCAGGGGAACGCGGCCCAGCACGTCATCGAGGAGCCCGTGCAACACGGGGTTGTCCAGGACGAGCGGGCGGTCCTCCCCCCTCACCCCCACCGTCACCTGGAAGGTCAGCGTCCCCAGGTTGGCGCGCAGCTTCCCGGCCAGATGGTTTTGCACGACCCGGAACATTCTCAGGTCCCCGAGCGCCTTGGCCCGGCGCCACGCCGCCTTGCGCCGCTCGTTGTCCCGGTCGGTCAGCAGGAGGTGCAGGGTGCGGTCGGTGACTTCCATCTTCTCCAGTCCCAGGAAGGAGGTGGCCCAGGCTTCCGGCGTGGTGACGGTCACCCCCTGCAGGTTCAGGCCGGGCAGGACCCGCGCGGCGTAGGCGGCCAGGACCCGGTTGGGCATCAGGACGAGCATCGCGTCCGGGGCCCCTCGGTGCGCCCCTCGGTCCGAGTGGGTGAGCCAGGCGAGGCGGTGAAAACCGATGGTCGTCTTGCCCGACCCGGCCGCCCCCTGGATTAGGGTGTTTACGCCCGCCGGGGCGCGCATCGCCTCGTTCTGCTCGGGCTGGAGCGTCTCGACGACGTCCCGCATGGCCGCGGTCGAGGCTTCCGAAAGCCGCCCGAGCAGCACCCGCTCACGGCCCCCCGTGTCGCCCCCCGCCTCGTCGTCGTACAGGTCGGTGAGGCGGTGGAGCTTTTTCCCCTGAACGTCGAGCTGACGGCGGCGCCGGACGGTGCCCCTCAGGCCTTTTCTGGCCTCCCAGGACAGGGCGTCGCTGTAAAAGAGGCTGCCCACGTCCGACTCCCAGGAGACGACCGTGTGCGGCCCCTTCAGGTCGCGGAAGGCGTGCTTGCCGATGTAGAGGGTCTGTTCGCGCCCCCCCACCCGCACCCGCAGGCTGCCGAAGTAGGGGGCGGGAACGTGGACCGAGAGCATGGCGGCCAGTTCCTCGGCCGTGTCCGCGAGGGTCAGGCTGGTTTCCAGGTCGGCGCCGACGTTCTTCTCGCGGTCCTCCCAGGCCTCGATCTGCCGGAGGAAGGCCGCGATCGTTCCGGCGAGGTGCTGCTCCTCGGCGGGGAACTCGGGATGAGGGGGATGGGGCGCGGTGACGGTCACCCGCACAGGGTAGGGGCGGATGGGCCGCGGGGGGCAAGACTGTGGGGAACTCCGGGCGTGACGCGGCGCAGGCCGGGTGGTGCGGGCAGCGGTGGTCGGGGGGGCGGGATCAGGTTCTACGGTCCTTCTCCCACCCGTCCACCTGCGGCCCCCCGTGCTGGCCCCAGGCTGGTTCCCTGCGTGACCCACGCGCGCGGCGGGCTCGGAACCGGGTCCCTCCAGTGTGCCCGGCCCGGAGGTGACGTGCCATCCACGGGGTGACGCCGCTCCATTGGTCAATGCTTAATGCAGGTGACGGGGGAGGTCCGCCCTTCAGCCAGCCCCACACGCCGCGTTCCGCCGCGCCTCCAGATACTCGGCTAGGCGGTCCCACGTTTCGGTTACGCCCTGCAACATGCCCATGTCCATGACCGTCTTCAGCGCCTCCTCCGACTCGTAGGCGGCGCGGGTGATGACCCTCGTCCCGCCCTCGACCTCCTCAAAGGTCAGCGTCGAGAGGGTTGACGGCAGGCTCTCGTTGATCCTGCCCTCGGCGTCCGAGAAATAGTCCGTGTAGACGAGGCGCCCCGGAGCTTCGATCTCCCGGTAGATGCCCAGGCCCCACGATTCCATGCCGTAGAACTCGCCCTGATTCTTGTCGACGCATTTCATGCAGTAATGCCATCGGCCGCCCGGGCGCAGATCCACGGTGCAAAAAGGGACGTCCCAGCCGCGGGGACCCCACCACTGGCGCAGATGCTCGGCCTGGGTGAAGGCGTCGAAGACCAGCTCGCGGGGTGCGCCAAAGACGCGCTCAAGGACGAGGACTTTCCCAGCGACGCTCGAACTGATGGGGGACGTTGTAGTGCTGGTCATGGAAAAACCTCCTGGTCAGGTGTGATCCGGCGGGTCTTCGGAGTTGGCGGGCGGGTCAGCCTGAGTTGCCGCAGGGTCCTTGCCCTTCTGAAGCTGCTGCAAATACATGTCGAGCCGGTCGAAGCGGCCTTCCCAGAGCTGCCGGTAGCTGCCCAGCCACTCGTCCAGTTCTCGAAAAGGCTCGGCCCGCAGCGCGCAGATGCGCCGGTTGGCGGCCGCCTCGACCTCGATCAGACCCGCCTCGCTGAGGACGCGCAGATGCTTGGACGCCTGGGGCTGGCGAAGCTGGAGACGGGCGGCAATCTCACCCACCGTGAGGGGCTGCTCGATCAGCAACTCGACGATTTGCAGCCGGTGCGGTTCGGCCAGAGCGCTGAAGGTCGCCGTGTTCAGTCAGGCCTCCTTTCCACAGGTCGTGCTTCTTGTGTCGCCCTATTATGCTACGTCAGGAATATTCCTGTCAAGGAATCATGGGTTGGAAGAGGATGGGCACGGCTGGGTCATCGGCAGAGAACCTAGACCAAAGAGGAAATTGGGATGAGACGCCAAAAAAGCTCCTCCCCCTGGAGGGAGGAGGCTGGGTGGGGGTGTACGGGCATGGCGGCCGGAGGCCAGTTGGTGCGTCCAAGCACTCTTCTTTGAATCTGGGCAGCAGGGCAAGCTGGCCCCTGCCACCCCTCCCCCCGACCCTCTGCAAGCAGCCCTGCGATTCTCCCGCACAGGGAGGGGGAGGAAAATCGCGCGTTCATTATGCTTTTTCTCCGGGCTGGGCGCGGGGGAGGACCTGCGGCGTCGCTGGCGTCCTGAGCCGCGCCGCCGACCGGAACGGCGGGCCGGTCGCGTTCTCGGCGCTGGCACACTCCCTGGGGGAACTCGCGTGGTTCGAGGGCCAGCCGGAGGCCGCCGCGAATCAGTTCGGGGTCGCCGCTGGGCTCCTGCACGACACCGACACGCCCTTCGAGGAGGCGTCCACGCGGCTGCGCGCCGGTCAGGTTCTGGCGGCCCTGGGGCAGCGCGAGGCGGCGCTCGACCAGCATCCGGGCCGCGCGGGGCCTCAATGCCGTCCTGCTCGCCCGGAACGCCGCCCGGACGCTGGAGGGCCTGGGCGAGGCGGTGGGGGAACGCGGGACCCGCCCATCCCGGAGTGGCGCCGTGGCCTGGCTCACCCGGCGCCAGCTCGAAGTGCTGCTCCTCGTCGCGCGCGGGCGCACCGACAAGGCCATCGCCCGGGAGCTGCGGCTCAGCCCGCGCACCGTGGAGATGCACATGGGCAACATCCTGGCGAGCCTGGACAGCCTCTCGCGCGCCGAGGCGGTGGCCGGGCCGCCGAGTTGGGATTACTGCCGCGGGAGACCGGCCTCACGTAGAGCGTTCGACAAAAGAAGAGGGGTCACCCTGAGCGCGAGTGAAGGGTCCACACCTGACGCCCGGGGATGCTTCGCGGAATTTACCCCCAATGCAGCAAAAGGCTCAGCATGACAGGGTCCTTTCGCCACATGCACTGAGCCCAGCCGTTCCCCAACCCCGGGGGGACGCCGGACGTCCGATGGGGGGACTCTCTCATACTTCGGGGTGGGTTTCTTCACATTTCGAGATTGGAAATGTAGATTTTTCCTCAGGGTCGGGGGGCCCTCCCCGCAATCGTGGCCCCCAGTGGGCGGAGTGCGGAAGCTCTCCCGCCCTTTTCTTTGTGAGTTCCATGAGTGACTCCATGACACATTCCCCCTCCAACTCCTTTTCCCTGACCCCGCCGCCCGGGGATCTGCGGGTGGCCCTGTACACCGAGGGCACCTACCCGCAGGCCCACGGCGGCGTGAGCGTGTGGGTCGATCAGCTCGTGCGCGGCCTGGGTGAACACCACTTCGCGGTGGAGGCGATCACGGGCACGACCTTCGCGCGGCCCGCCCTCGACCTGCCCGCCAACGTCATGGTGCGGCAGGTGCCGCTGTGGGACGCCCCGGTGCGCGGCCCGCGGCCCGGTTCGGCGCGGACGGCGGCGGTGCTGGAGACCTACGCGGCGCTGCTGGACGCCCTTTGCCTGCTCGACCTGGACGGCTTCGGCGCGGCCCTGCGGGGCCTGAGCGACCTGGGCCAGGCGGGCAGCCTGACGGGGGTGCTGGAGGGGGAGCGGGCCGCCCGGCTGACGTTGGAGGTGTGGCAGGGGCACGCCCGGCGGCAGGCCGGGGACCGTGCGCCCGGCCGCGCCCGGCTGCCCCTCCCCTCGGTGTCCGACGCGCTGGACGTGCAGGTCTGGCTGGAACACAGCCTGCGCCCGCTGGCAACCGTGCCCGCCGGGGCGGACGTGGGCCACGCGGTCAGCAACGGCTTCGCGGCGCTGCTCGCCCTGCACGGGCGCTGGCAGCAGGGCACGCCCTTCCTGCTCACCGAACACGGGGTGTACCTGCGCGAGCGCTACCTGGAGTTCCGGCACACGGCGCTGAGTCCCGGGTTCAAGGCGCTGCTGCTGCGCTTTTACCGCCTGCTGTGCAGCCTGGCCTACCGGGAGGCGGCGCTGGTGCTTCCCGGCTCGCACTACAACCGCCGCTGGGAGGAGCGGCTGGGCGCGGACCCCGCGCGTATCCGCTGCGTGTACAACGGGATTGACCCCGGCGTGTTCCCCCCGGCGGGGACCGAGCCAGAGGGGCCGGTCGTGAGCTGGGTCGGACGGGTGGACCCCCTCAAGGACCTGGAGACGCTGATCCGGGCCTTCGCGCTGGTGCGGCGGCAGACCCCGGGGGCGCGGCTGCGGCTCTTCGGCGGCACGCCCGCCGGGAACGAGGGCTACGAGCGGCACTGCCGCGCGCTCACCGCCGACCTGGACCTGGGGGGCCACGTCACCTTCGAGGGCCGGGTGCCCGACATCACCGAGGCGTACCGGGCGGGGCAGGTCGTGGCGCTTACGAGCGTAAGCGAGGGCTTTCCCTACACCGTCATTGAGGCGATGGCGATGGGCCGCCCCCCGGTCGCCACCCGGGTCGGCGGGGTGCCCGAGGCGGTCGGCGAGGCCGGGCTGATCGTGCGCCCGCGCGACGCGATGGGGGTGGCGAGCGCCCTGACCCGCCTGCTGGGGGACGCGGAGTTGCGCGCCCGGCTGGGACAGGCCGCCCGGGACCGGGTGCTCGACCTCTTCACGCTGGACGGCTGCCTGGACGCCTACCGCCGCGCTTACCCCGCCGCTTTGGCCGGGGGCCAGGGATGACCGGCTCCGTCCCGCCCATGCCCGGGCTGCCCGGCCGGTTGCGCGAGGTGGACCTGCGCCTGGCGCCCGAACGCGCCGGGGCCGTCGACGCCCTGGAGATCGCGGCGTACCTGGAGGCGGACGGCCTGAGCGACGAGCAACTGCGCGACCGCTACGGGGCGCAGGGGCTCTTTCAGGCGGCCGAGCTGCTGTACGCCCAGCGCGGCTCGGGGCAGGCCCTGAACCGCCGGGTGCGGCGGCCCGCGCCCGCCTTCCCGTGGCGAACCCTGCTGCGCGGCCCGCTGTACCTGCTGCCGGGCGTCACGGGCCTGCTGGTGACGGGGACGCTCGGGCCGGGCGCGACGGCGGCCTTCGTGTTCGCGGCGGCCTTCGGGTGGGGCCACGTCATGCTCCTCGCCGCGCTGCGCTACGCCGAGCCGCTGGGGGTGCCGGGCCGGGCGCTGCGGGCCGCGCTGGTGGGGGGAACGCTCGTGGGCGTGCTGGGGGGCGCGCTCACGGCGGCGGGACTGGCGGGGCCGGGGCAGCTCGCCCTGGGCGCCCTCGTCGGCGGAGTGGTCGCGCTAGCGAGCGGGGCGGCGGGGGTGCTGCTCGCCTTTGGAAGGATGGGGGTTTTCACCGTGGCCTTTGCCGCGCCGCTGCTCGCCGCGGGGGTGGCCCTGACCCAGCCGTCCCTCCCGGCGGCCCTGGCGGCGCTCGGCCTGCTGGCGGCAATGCCGACCTACGCGGCCTGGAGCGTGACCCGGGTGCCCGGCACGCTTCCCATCTCCTGGACCACCTTCGCGCCGGGGTTGCGGCTGGCGGCGTACGGCTGGGCGCTCGCCACCGCCTTCGTGGCGCTGGGCACGCGGCTGGGCGCGGGGGCGCTGCTTCCCCTCGTGCTGAGCGCCGGTGGGCTGGAAGCGGGTGTGTGGCACGCCCAGGAACGCCTGCAACACGCGGCCCGCGAGGCACGCGACCTGGGAGCGCTGCGGGGGCGGGGGCGGCTCACCGTGATGCTCGTCGCCGCCGGGTACGCGCTGGTCCTCGCGCTGGGGG
This window of the Deinococcus apachensis DSM 19763 genome carries:
- a CDS encoding HelD family protein codes for the protein MTVTAPHPPHPEFPAEEQHLAGTIAAFLRQIEAWEDREKNVGADLETSLTLADTAEELAAMLSVHVPAPYFGSLRVRVGGREQTLYIGKHAFRDLKGPHTVVSWESDVGSLFYSDALSWEARKGLRGTVRRRRQLDVQGKKLHRLTDLYDDEAGGDTGGRERVLLGRLSEASTAAMRDVVETLQPEQNEAMRAPAGVNTLIQGAAGSGKTTIGFHRLAWLTHSDRGAHRGAPDAMLVLMPNRVLAAYAARVLPGLNLQGVTVTTPEAWATSFLGLEKMEVTDRTLHLLLTDRDNERRKAAWRRAKALGDLRMFRVVQNHLAGKLRANLGTLTFQVTVGVRGEDRPLVLDNPVLHGLLDDVLGRVPLEGYRAAFRQALEAELLARLNLPGPDEETAVLRVLAADLTRLSGKVFAGLLPVSEGRRIVSDEGTLRNAAQGVLDERTIRVLLSDPLAAIPKPRRSHADVTELPLMLAVAALLDGVGRRIGRTLEPYDHIALDEAQDYSPLLYALLARAARPGHLTALGDLNQGLHGYKGPNNWADVQAALGGEARTRLMTLGRTYRSTRQITELGAGIAATYNRAGGVVGVDRDGGEVLRLTGDDLAALIARAVKTMQAEGHRNIAIVTRRVTDAEALVSGLQRQDVDAQPILSEQARYTGGVVILPVNLAKGLEFDGCIVAGADAGNYDPETQFESRLLYVSASRGLHRLALVAERELHPLLHPEHVPPAG
- a CDS encoding SRPBCC domain-containing protein; translation: MTSTTTSPISSSVAGKVLVLERVFGAPRELVFDAFTQAEHLRQWWGPRGWDVPFCTVDLRPGGRWHYCMKCVDKNQGEFYGMESWGLGIYREIEAPGRLVYTDYFSDAEGRINESLPSTLSTLTFEEVEGGTRVITRAAYESEEALKTVMDMGMLQGVTETWDRLAEYLEARRNAACGAG
- the pelF gene encoding GT4 family glycosyltransferase PelF codes for the protein MTHSPSNSFSLTPPPGDLRVALYTEGTYPQAHGGVSVWVDQLVRGLGEHHFAVEAITGTTFARPALDLPANVMVRQVPLWDAPVRGPRPGSARTAAVLETYAALLDALCLLDLDGFGAALRGLSDLGQAGSLTGVLEGERAARLTLEVWQGHARRQAGDRAPGRARLPLPSVSDALDVQVWLEHSLRPLATVPAGADVGHAVSNGFAALLALHGRWQQGTPFLLTEHGVYLRERYLEFRHTALSPGFKALLLRFYRLLCSLAYREAALVLPGSHYNRRWEERLGADPARIRCVYNGIDPGVFPPAGTEPEGPVVSWVGRVDPLKDLETLIRAFALVRRQTPGARLRLFGGTPAGNEGYERHCRALTADLDLGGHVTFEGRVPDITEAYRAGQVVALTSVSEGFPYTVIEAMAMGRPPVATRVGGVPEAVGEAGLIVRPRDAMGVASALTRLLGDAELRARLGQAARDRVLDLFTLDGCLDAYRRAYPAALAGGQG
- a CDS encoding alpha-mannosidase; translation: MSHVTTAQLLGRLERRLNELGAWRDAARLDLGEGSFLSHEAESAVPIRVGDPWPSRAFPVTLRFSPRVPEEWAGQPVALRLDVGGEGLLSVNGRPLGGLNPYHREYLLAAQGGESLTVEVQASPKGLFGSPVRQPVLGTALLVLPDEDVRALHEDLLAVWDAARRLLDGGRAAIADRLADLLDRTFRDIPLPRENSGAYLARSVQQEAQATQIASIWDEWEFGRPDVAPYPGEWRPRLQAARDALAAGLAELREGYPAEGALALTGHAHIDLAWLWPLSETRRKARRTFSTVLSLMDRYPDFTFNQSTAQLYEFVREDDPELFARIRERVQEGRWDIVGGMWVEPDGNLISGESWARQLLYGQRYFERHFGKRARVCWLPDTFGYAANLPQFLRQGDIGSFFTTKLNWNETNVFPYDLYRWEGIDGTRVLSHSFLNPSPGHGYNGSIAALDLFQTWQNFRGKRTHDASLFSFGWGDGGGGPTAEMLDRYARLRDFPGLPQLHMTRVADFYDRVDPAPLPVWVGEQYLELHRGTYTTQGRVKFLNRRVEHTLGEAEAAGVLAARLLGAPYPREALTGAWQVLLRNQFHDILPGSSVKAVYDDAVRELSEALETARGLRDSALGALTDAVAGQDRVVVWNLTLDDVPLTCTLDADGPLTIQSHDGRPVHNEFHGGMLYLQGDVTVPGLGYLTLTVSGADAPADEAEDRGDDLALDNGLLRVVVAQDGTLSSLYDLRAGREALADRGNQLWAYVDVPREWDAWEVDAGYAREGEELLAAEPPQRLPGTLRQAIRVVRRHGESTITQTYELRRGSPRLDIHTEVDWHGRRAFLRALMPLNVRSPHASFETAYGTVARTTHTNTSWDAAQFEKPAHRWADLSEGSYGVSLLNDGKYGHSSLGNVLGLSLLRSPVWPDPTGDEGRHTFSYALYPHTGDWRNGTVREAHSLNAPLLAVRSQREGGTRPPTSRLLGVTDRNLRLGALKLAEEADQVVVRLYDAHGDRGAAKVENVLGAAGWSRVNFLEEADGEQAQDYTPYQVVTLREE
- a CDS encoding response regulator transcription factor is translated as MAWLTRRQLEVLLLVARGRTDKAIARELRLSPRTVEMHMGNILASLDSLSRAEAVAGPPSWDYCRGRPASRRAFDKRRGVTLSASEGSTPDARGCFAEFTPNAAKGSA
- a CDS encoding ArsR/SmtB family transcription factor, with the translated sequence MNTATFSALAEPHRLQIVELLIEQPLTVGEIAARLQLRQPQASKHLRVLSEAGLIEVEAAANRRICALRAEPFRELDEWLGSYRQLWEGRFDRLDMYLQQLQKGKDPAATQADPPANSEDPPDHT
- a CDS encoding low temperature requirement protein A; translated protein: MRGSSFLGGGFVRIAGSAERGGRHASWLELFFDLVFVVAVGNLGRLLLENPSPGGVLTFLGLFVPVWWAWIGISYWVDQFELPEVAGRLLMFGQLVLSLGLAVGLPRVVEGEPALFAGSYIGMRLTLTLLYLWSWLALPEGQELDAKYTLSFALGTTLWIMSLLLPLPERYVVWGVALALEIAATIWAYVSTRELPRQVSHMDERFGLFTIIVLGESVLAVATGGEHVQGWPSAVVAACGLTLAFAVWWLYFDYADDSVINRAIRGGTRALFLSFVYGYTHLLVFASIVAASIGLERAFEDVTHAHLGGPTRLLLCGGLALFLAAVSVVQWAGPCRLPGRILGVRALTGGLVMLLAVLGGELPALAALLLLTILILALVVYEHLSLREERAPDAGGDAAPARPPAPADAGREMR